One Malassezia restricta chromosome III, complete sequence DNA segment encodes these proteins:
- a CDS encoding casein kinase II subunit beta — MTTDIPSSHNMASEAVPEAEQVSRAMSLSNSGKMDELSEMGDEEGVYESETPSESGTEGLTWISWFCSLAGHQYFAEVSEEFIEDEFNLTGLNFLVPFYREALEMILDIEPQDSLKIPDISIVESSAELLYGLIHQRYIITRQGMQQMVEKFEQGHFGICPRIFCNSQFTLPCGRSDLPGLDTVKLFCPNCLDIYTPPSSRFHGIDGAFFGTTFPHLLLLSYRDLAPSILAPPEPPAQDSLNETSTPMDESHSPSPSPATNAIKTLSVDRLGRKIPQTGIYIPRIYGFRVSKFAPSGPRMQWMRMRPTSLSELNT, encoded by the coding sequence ATGACGACGGACATACCGTCCTCGCATAACATGGCTTCCGAAGCCGTGCCTGAAGCTGAGCAAGTATCTAGGGCTATGAGCCTAAGTAACAGCGGGAAGATGGATGAATTAAGTGAGATGGGGGACGAAGAAGGCGTGTATGAGTCAGAGACGCCGTCAGAAAGTGGAACGGAGGGGCTTACATGGATATCATGGTTCTGTTCTCTTGCAGGACACCAGTACTTTGCTGAGGTGTCCGAGGAGTTCATTGAAGATGAATTTAATTTGACTGGCCTCAACTTCCTAGTTCCGTTTTACAGAGAAGCGCTGGAAATGATTCTCGACATTGAGCCTCAAGACTCATTAAAGATTCCTGATATATCCATCGTTGAGTCATCTGCAGAGCTTTTGTATGGTCTTATTCACCAACGATACATTATCACGCGTCAGGGCATGCAGCAAATGGTGGAAAAGTTCGAGCAGGGTCACTTTGGCATATGCCCCCGCATATTTTGCAACTCACAGTTCACACTGCCATGTGGTCGTTCAGACTTGCCAGGTCTTGATACAGTCAAGCTGTTTTGCCCCAATTGTCTCGACATTTACACGCCTCCCAGTAGCCGTTTCCACGGCATTGATGGCGCCTTTTTCGGGACGACGTTCCCCCATCTCTTACTGCTTTCCTACCGGGATTTGGCTCCATCGATCTTGGCTCCGCCCGAGCCACCAGCACAAGACTCACTCAACGAAACAAGCACACCCATGGATGAATCACACTCCCCTTCTCCCTCTCCTGCAACCAATGCTATCAAAACGCTCTCTGTTGATCGCCTTGGGCGGAAGATACCACAAACTGGCATATACATACCGCGCATCTATGGATTCCGCGTAAGCAAGTTTGCACCCAGCGGTCCTCGTATGCAATGGATGCGTATGCGCCCCACTTCTCTATCTGAGCTCAATACCTGA
- a CDS encoding tyrosyl-DNA phosphodiesterase 1 → MSPEAHAENAVQNPLLALVPDRKQLEHERLQRVAARERQHSKRKRSRSASYDASASVDTEEQFTKQARITAPSQRYTPVSSADRFWNGAIKATHNRYSRAARAGTRLEQVLLPATSTDACGLQRVMMASYDVDIEWLESIFPPDIPITYIGNPPPAHHGGVPAGLYRSDLHGNWEMAVPFRPHARALQHMKFLLLFFDTHVRVVISTGNLTPLDWSRYENMMYIQDFPSTTQAHVCTCGAGYSSYGFLAQLERVLSSLSIPPNHAAMQKLHEYSFQGARAHIVASWPIQSVARGWSNMEEAGLSRLGHVARALCPTIEPSLRMEAQGSSLASYDRRWLEQFYLLACGYPTSILPLTSKRTENPSPEFVQAVGIQDWPPIQILFPTQSYVVHKSVEGRQGGGCFFGKPDDFHRRQLRGLFAQPISERGHLLIHAKSILVTNDTYSNGYVYLGSHNFTRAAWGTVSGTPEHPTQSLSNWELGVVLPLSHKDAWDAILYQRPAQPYGAHDAPWDANSLAA, encoded by the exons ATGTCGCCTGAGGCCCATGCAGAAAATGCTGTTCAAAATCCGCTCTTAGCACTAGTCCCGGATAGGAAACAGCTTGAACACGAGCGTCTACAGCGCGTAGCTGCGCGTGAGCGACAGCACTCGAAGCGCAAACGCAGTCGCTCCGCATCATATGATGCATCCGCATCGGTCGACACTGAAGAGCAGTTCACAAAGCAAGCGAGAATCACGGCGCCTAGTCAGCGATATACGCCCGTATCATCTGCAGACCGATTCTGGAATGGCGCTATCAAG GCCACCCACAATCGATACTCacgcgcggctcgtgcaggaACACGGCTAGAACAGGTTCTTCTACCTGCTACTTCCACCGATGCGTGTGGACTGCAGCGAGTCATGATGGCGTCATATGATGTGGACATTGAGTGGCTCGAGTCGATCTTTCCACCTGATATTCCTATCACGTACATTGGCAATccgccgccggcgcacCATGGTGGCGTACCCGCAGGGCTGTACCGCAGTGATTTGCATGGAAACTGGGAAATGGCTGTTCCGTTCAGACCACATGCTCGCGCTCTGCAGCACATGAAGTTTCTCCTTCTGTTCTTCGACACACACGTACGCGTCGTCATATCGACAGGTAACCTAACCCCTCTTGACTGGTCTCGGTATGAAAAT ATGATGTATATACAGGACTTTCCGTCCACAACGCAGGCCCATGTATGCACCTGCGGTGCCGGATACAGCAGCTACGGGTTTTTGGCGCAGCTTGAGCGCGTTCTTTCTTCTCTAAGCATACCCCCCAATCATGCTGCCATGCAGAAACTCCATGAATACTCGTTCCAAGGAGCACGCGCTCATATCGTAGCGAGCTGGCCGATACAATCCGTCGCACGCGGATGGTCTAACATGGAGGAAGCGGGTCTCAGTCGTTTAGGCCATGTGGCTCGTGCGTTGTGCCCTACGATAGAACCCTCACTTCGCATGGAGGCTCAAGGATCATCTCTTGCGTCCTATGACCGCCGCTGGCTTGAGCAATTCTACCTTCTTGCCTGTGGTTACCCAACATCGATTCTGCCGCTCACATCAAAGCGCACAGAGAATCCATCTCCCGAATTCGTGCAAGCTGTCGGTATTCAGGACTGGCCACCAATTCAAATTTTGTTCCCGACACAATCCTACGTCGTACACAAGAGTGTGGAAGGCCGCCAAGGTGGTGGATGCTTCTTTGGGAAACCGGACGACTTTCACAGGCGGCAGCTTCGGGGGCTCTTCGCGCAGCCTATATCTGAGCGTGGTCATTTACTGATACATGCAAAAAGTATTCTCGTGACCAATGATACATATTCTAACGGGTACGTGTACCTTGGAAGTCACAACTTCACTCGTGCCGCTTGGGGCACAGTATCAGGTACACCCGAGCACCCGACGCAGTCTCTTAGCAACTGGGAATTGGGTGTAGTGCTTCCTCTCTCACACAAAGATGCATGGGATGCAATTTTGTACCAGCGCCCCGCTCAGCCTTATGGAGCACATGATGCGCCTTGGGATGCCAACAGCTTAGCCGCTTGA
- a CDS encoding PHD finger domain protein, which yields MASDIPSATVLAVRRSWKFAAICQFLFTFDVALALDGFHTQRLETALDLGQMGYISWLCTRLLSFLTQNRRLTESDWEDAFRYQWSIRASSSEPAPLGTLEDPVSWDQLDIINKLTCLHSLCEWQLEIPERLRAKNDSEEEAVTWRVMPVGWDRHGNTYWLFDDNRLWIQRLPIQRSKSKQKRAHSTKNTSTSKKARAMPPPPPPAGRRSSRLSSIKKDSIGPQDLFDSDSELSPPPDDDDDTSDTKDAHEPWFEFETICITRHEWQAFVDRFAKSKHPDERNMYNYISKEILPPILEVIHAEEKRLAIEAALSNRKRSSRIALRDSEREQREREEAELREQKARAAAAVQAERERVMREAVEQQTQKSREDRLRERSERLLARERMIHERMAQEESRKTADAWRLRCEICTMDEMNPAESRPVVACEKCGNWQHASCWEEEDRRHNVQPRNWDDTTFVCRHCDSPSTPDKAPTLAVSTEMHDESLTSTPGPVPPVQPALLQRDSTQATTMSPLHFSATNTTLQRITSPTLKPQLSPPGSFPLRTQHLRSPLSQPVEPDSNPPAISLDSP from the exons ATGGCGTCAGATATCCCGAGTGCCACGGTCCTGgctgtgcgtcgctctTGGAAATTTGCAGCCATATGTCAATTTTTGTTCACTTTTGATGTGGCACTCGCATTGGACGGATTCCATACGCAG CGTCTGGAAACGGCGCTAGATCTGGGGCAAATGGGCTATATTTCGTGGCTTTGTACACGTTTACTCTCTTTCTTGACACAAAATCGTCGTCTTAC TGAAAGTGATTGGGAAGATGCATTTCGATACCAGTGGAGTATCCGCGCATCATCGTCTGAACCGGCGCCACTTGGCACATTAGAGGACCCGGTATCTTGGGACCAGCTTGATATAATCAACAAACTAACTTGTTTACACAGTCTATGTGAATGGCAGCTTGAAATACCTGAGAGGCTCCGAGCCAAAAACGACTCTGAAGAAGAGGCAGTGACGTGGCGTGTGATGCCAGTGGGATGGGATAGACATGGCAACACGTACTGGCTTTTTGATGATAACCGTCTCTGGATTCAACGATTGCCGATTCAGCGATCAAAAAGTAAACAAAAACGCGCTCATTCCACGAAAAATACATCCACATCAAAAAAGGCCCGagcgatgccgccgccaccaccgcctgCTGGCCGACGTTCGTCTAGGCTCAGTAGTATCAAAAAGGATTCTATTGGCCCCCAGGATCTGTTTGATTCGGACTCGGAACTGTCGCCGCCTcctgatgatgatgatgatacGAGCGACACGAAAGACGCGCACGAACCATGGTTCGAATTCGAAACAATTTGCATTACTCGTCATGAATGGCAAGCTTTTGTGGACCGTTTTGCAAAGTCAAAACACCCAGATGAACGGAATATGTATAACTACATTAGCAAGGAGATATTGCCCCCGATCCTCGAGGTAATCCATGCGGAAGAGAAGAGACTTGCCATCGAAGCAGCGCTTTCTAATCGTAAGCGCAGTAGCCGCATTGCATTGCGGGATAgcgagcgtgagcagcgcgaaCGGGAAGAAGCAGAACTTCGTGAACAAAAAGCacgtgcagcagcagcagttCAAGCTGAGCGTGAACGTGTTATGCGCGAAGCTGTAGAGCAACAGACGCAAAAAAGTCGCGAGGACCGACTTCGTGAGCGTAGCGAACGGCTGCTTGCGAGGGAACGCATGATACACGAACGTATGGCCCAAGAAGAATCGAGAAAAACTGCTGATGCATGGCGCCTTCGTTGTGAAATTTGCACGATGGATGAAATGAACCCAGCCGAGTCACGGCCTGTGGTGGCTTGTGAAAAGTGCGGCAACTGGCAACACGCGAGTTGTTGGGAAGAAGAAGACCGGCGACACAATGTACAGCCGCGTAATTGGGATGACACTACCTTTGTGTGTCGCCATTGTGATTCTCCCTCCACGCCTGATAAAGCACCGACACTAGCTGTTTCTACCGAGATGCATGATGAATCTTTGACGTCAACACCAGGTCCTGTGCCGCCAGTGCAGCCTGCTTtgctgcagcgcgactCGACCCAGGCCACTACCATGTCACCGCTGCATTTTTCGGCAACTAATACTACGCTGCAACGCATCACATCACCGACGCTGAAGCCGCAGTTGAGTCCGCCAGGATCTTTTCCCCTGCGAACGCAACATCTGCGTTCACCGCTCTCACAGCCTGTGGAGCCAGATTCGAATCCTCCAGCTATCTCCCTCGATTCACCATAG
- a CDS encoding mitogen-activated protein kinase yields MSGTMDKLPHRVEETVLKQTFWIDPAYKVTKGLGQGAYGSVASAVHIASGESIAIKKVSNVFTKRILTKRALRELKLLRHFRGHKNITCLYDLDITNPSAFNEVYLYEELMEADLHAIIRSGQPLTDAHFQSFIYQTLCGLKYIHSANVLHRDLKPGNLLVNADCELKICDFGLARGFDPDQNTVMSGQQEFMTEYVATRWYRAPEIMLSHQNYNTAIDLWSVGCILAELLGRRPIFKGSDYVDQLNQILYYIGTPSETMLRRVASPRAQQYIRSLPFKAPVPFEQLYPQATPLAIDMLRRLLSFDPSQRITCDEALEHPYLAVWHDPNDEPVCANKFDFSFEQVDDIEGMKKLILQEVISFRREVRIQAQQRQAILMQQQQQQQQQQQQMLQQHQPSQMSPTAVAAQQSAQATRRRDEHFPTSPRDVVQRSAGDHHTYNILGEPMSSDGTPKDAGDVAVAERDAIMDPYDAFNSQIGPE; encoded by the exons ATGAGTGGCACAATGGATAAATTGCCTCACAGAGTAGAGGAGACGGTTTTGAAGCAAACGTTCTGGATTGATCCCGCGTATAAAGTGACCAAGGGACTCGGTCAAGGAGCGTATGGCTCTGTCGCCTCGGCTGTGCACATTGCTTCTGGCGAAAGCATTGCTATTAAGAAGGTCTCGAATGTATTCACGAAGCGGATCTTAACAAAGAGAGCTCTAAGAGAGCTTAAATTACTTAGGCATTTCCGTGGTCATAAGAACATTACGTGTTTGTATGACTTGGACATTACGAATCCGTCTGCCTTTAACGAGGTGTACTTGTATGAAGAGCTCATGGAGGCTGACCTCCATGCCATTATCCGTTCTGGACAGCCCCTGACTGATGCCCACTTCCAGAGCTTCATATATCAGACCCTTTGTGGCCTAAAGTACATCCACAGTGCCAATGTGCTGCATCGTGACCTGAAACCTGGTAACCTACTGGTCAATGCAGACTGTGAGCTGAAAATCTGTGATTTCGGTCTTGCTCGTGGATTTGATCCGGATCAGAACACGGTCATGTCTGGCCAGCAGGAATTCATGACAGAATATGTCGCCACCCGTTGGTATCGCGCGCCCGAAATTATGCTCTCTCATCAAAACTACAACACAGCTATCGACCTTTGGTCCGTTGGATGCATTCTCGCTGAACTGCTAGGACGTCGCCCTATTTTTAAGGGTAGTGACTATGTGGATCAGTTGAACCAAATTTTGTACTATATCGGCACTCCATCAGAGACCATGTTGCGTCGCGTTGCAAGTCCGCGCGCGCAGCAGTACATTCGCTCACTGCCCTTCAAAGCACCAGTGCCTTTTGAGCAGCTGTATCCTCAGGCCACGCCACTTGCGATTGACATGCTGCGTCGTCTTCTTTCATTTGACCCTTCGCAACGTATCACGTGTGACGAGGCTTTGGAGCACCCGTATTTGGCAGTATGGCACGACCCGAACGATGAGCCTGTTTGTGCCAACAAGTTCGATTTCAGCTTTGAACAGGTGGATGACATTGAAGGTATGAAGAAACTCATTCTTCAGGAAGTCATCAGTTTCCGCCGCGAAGTTCGAATCCAAGCACAGCAGCGACAGGCCATACtcatgcagcagcagcagcagcaacaaCAACAACAGCAGCAAATgttgcagcagcatcagcCTTCTCAGATGTCTCCTACGGCTGTGGCTGCCCAGCAGAGTGCCCAagccacgcgtcgtcgcgatGAGCATTTTCCAACGTCGCCACGGGACGTAGTCCAGCGGTCCGCTGGCGATCACCACACATACAACATTTTAGGCGAGCCCATGAGCTCAGATGGCACCCCCAAAGATGCTGGTGACGTTGCTGTGGCTGAAAGAGACGCGATTATGGATCCTTACG ATGCCTTCAACAGTCAGATCGGGCCAGAATAG
- a CDS encoding transcription initiation factor TFIIE subunit beta, translated as MSTNLALAEGEVYSQPTNTGVGQHENTQLVAAIDALKRTTHPVRIEDFALVHGLNALLDQNSSLFQRFKQHPKVRYDEKTDLWSYKPDYEVHSSADIIALLRKKYYHPFALTPESSAAGMRISELRESYPPAREAVEELVNEKPVENRQVLVLRGKRDGSIRHVFWNPIQGDIVKPIDDEFKQLWHSLPAPNVVDLASDLESEGLSATSTLETVPQANTPSTTAQRGKKGKRGSAPRKFKLQNTHLKGVDLSKDFIKPN; from the exons ATGTCCAC AAATCTTGCACTAGCTGAGGGTGAAGTGTACAGTCAGCCGACCAATACCGGCGTGGGTCAACACGAAAACACGCAGCTTGTGGCTGCCATCGATGCACTCAAG CGCACGACACATCCCGTGCGAATCGAAGATTTCGCGCTTGTGCATGGCCTAAATGCACTTTTAGATCAAAACAGCTCACTATTTCAGCGCTTTAAGCAACATCCCAAGGTTCGTTACGATGAAAAAACGGATCTTTGGAGCTACAAACCAGATTATGAAGTGCATTCGTCGGCTGATATCATTGCGCTTCTTCGCAAGAAGTACTACCATCCATTCGCACTCACGCCTGAATCTTCTGCGGCAGGCATGCGCATTTCTGAGCTTCGTGAATCATACCCTCCCGCCCGTGAAGCTGTTGAAGAGCTCGTGAACGAAAAGCCTGTCGAGAATCGGCAAGTGCTCGTACTCCGTGGAAAGCGTGATGGCTCAATTAGGCACGTCTTCTGGAATCCGATTCAAGGAGACATTGTCAAGCCCATTGACGATGAATTCAAGCAACTATGGCATAGTCTTCCCGCGCCTAATGTGGTGGACCTGGCCTCGGACCTTGAAAGTGAGGGACTGAGTGCTACTTCAACGCTAGAAACGGTGCCCCAAGCGAACACACCATCTACTACAGCCCAGCGTGGAAAGAAAGGCAAACGCGGCTCTGCGCCTCGCAAGTTCAAGCTTCAAAACACCCATCTAAAGGGAGTGGATCTAAGCAAAGATTTTATCAAACCTAATTAG